Sequence from the Flexistipes sp. genome:
ATCCGAGATAATGGCAGATACACTGCATTCCCAGACAGACTCCAAAAATGGGTTTTGAGCCCAGATAGTGCTCCAGATATTTTAAAGAAGTGCCTGAGTTTGAAGGGTTTGAAGGCCCCGGTGATATAACAATGCCTTCGTATCTGTCTGCTGGTATAAATTCATCATTTTTTATCACATCGACTTTTTCCCCAGCTTTTAAGAAAAGACTATAAAGGTTGTATGTGAATGAATCGTAGTTATCAATTAGCAAAAACATTTTCGCCCTCCAGATTTTTTATTCTGTCTATAGCCGTGAAGAGTGCTTTCAGCTTACCTTCCACTTCATGGTATTCCTTTGCCGGTATACTGTCGTAAACGATGCCGGCTCCTGCCCGAATGATTGTCTTATCGGGTTTTACCATGGCGCTTCTGATGGTTATGCATGTATCAAGATTTCCGTTATAAGAGATATAACCGGCGCAGCCTGCGTAAAATCCTCTCGGTGATCTTTCACACTCACTTATTATTTCCATTGCTCTGATTTTAGGTGCACCACTTACCGTCCCTGCCGGGAATGTGCTTACAAATGCATCGAGTGATGTTTTGTCATCTCTGAGTCTTCCCGATACCTCTGAAACGATATGGACTACGTGTGAATAGACTTCCGCATTAAAAGATTTCTCCACTTTTACTGAATCGGTGTCACAACTTGTGTAAAGGTCGTTTCTGGCCAGATCAAGAAGCATCAGATGTTCGGATTTTTCCTTTTCATCTTCAAGAAGCTCTTTTTTGATTTTTTCAATATCCTCTCCGACGGGATATGTCCCGGCTATCGGTTTTAGTGTTGCCTTACCGCTTTCCACTTTCAGATGAATTTCAGGGGATGAGCCCAGCATTGTTTTATCTTTCATTTTGAAATAAAACATATATGGAGAAGGATTTACATTTCTTAAGGATCTGTAAAAGCTCAGAGGATGGATGCTTCCCTTTACTTCATATTTATTGGAAAAGACGCATTGTATAAGCTCCCCGTCAGCGATATCGGATTTTAGCTTATTAACCGTTTTTTCGAATTCTTCTTTAGAAAATTCTTTTGAAACGCTCAGTTTATCAGCGGATGTGTAGTTGTCAAAATTGAAGTCGTTTATTTCATCAGCCATTTTTCTTGTTCTTTTTACGGCTGTTTCGTAATTACTTTCTAAATTTCCGTTAGTTTCTGCATTACAGGCGGCATAAACCCTTCCTGTCCTGTTGTCAAAGACATAGAATTCATTCATAAGCATTAGATAAATGAGGTTTTCATCGGCAGGCTCGGTGAGTTTATGTCTTAGAGTCCCCGTATAGTTGATGAATTCATAACCGAAATAACCCACATATCCTCCGGAAAATGCTCCGAACTTGGGATCCGCATATCCGTTAAATTTTTCTATTTTGCTGTTGAGATAGTCCACCGGATTTATATCGATTTTTGTTTTTTTGCCGTTTTTCTCAACGTTAAGACTGCCGTTTTTAAGTGAAACAATTTCGCTTGGATTTATTCCGAAAAACGAAAACCTTGAAAAAGTCTTGTCCAGATTTGCACTTTCCAGCAAA
This genomic interval carries:
- a CDS encoding anthranilate synthase component I family protein: MIYPDKERFKKLSEKYSHITIYREIVGDTLTPIGLLKNFSNRDSVFLLESANLDKTFSRFSFFGINPSEIVSLKNGSLNVEKNGKKTKIDINPVDYLNSKIEKFNGYADPKFGAFSGGYVGYFGYEFINYTGTLRHKLTEPADENLIYLMLMNEFYVFDNRTGRVYAACNAETNGNLESNYETAVKRTRKMADEINDFNFDNYTSADKLSVSKEFSKEEFEKTVNKLKSDIADGELIQCVFSNKYEVKGSIHPLSFYRSLRNVNPSPYMFYFKMKDKTMLGSSPEIHLKVESGKATLKPIAGTYPVGEDIEKIKKELLEDEKEKSEHLMLLDLARNDLYTSCDTDSVKVEKSFNAEVYSHVVHIVSEVSGRLRDDKTSLDAFVSTFPAGTVSGAPKIRAMEIISECERSPRGFYAGCAGYISYNGNLDTCITIRSAMVKPDKTIIRAGAGIVYDSIPAKEYHEVEGKLKALFTAIDRIKNLEGENVFAN